In Cervus elaphus chromosome 31, mCerEla1.1, whole genome shotgun sequence, one DNA window encodes the following:
- the SMIM11 gene encoding small integral membrane protein 11A → MNWKVLEHFPLLLYILAAKTLILCLAFAGVKVYQRKRLEAKQQKLEAEKRKQAEKKES, encoded by the exons ATGAACTGGAAG gtGCTTGAACACTTCCCCCTGCTGCTGTATATCTTGGCGGCGAAAACACTAATCCTCTGCCTGGCGTTTGCTGGAGTCAAAGTCTACCAGAGGAAACGATTGGAAGCAAAGCAGCAAAAGCTGGAAGCTGAGAAGAGGAAGCAGGCGGAGAAGAAGGAGAGCTAA
- the KCNE2 gene encoding potassium voltage-gated channel subfamily E member 2: MLTLSNLTQTLENVFKRIFITYMDNWRRNTTVEQEALQAKVDAENFYYVILYLMVMIGMFSFIIVAILVSTVKSKRREHSNDPYHQYIVEDWQGKYRSQIVNLEESRATIHENTGAAALTMSP, translated from the coding sequence ATGCTAACTCTATCCAATCTGACACAGACGCTGGAAAATGTCTTCAAAAGGATTTTTATCACTTACATGGACAACTGGCGCAGGAACACAACAGTTGAGCAAGAGGCCCTGCAAGCCAAGGTTGATGCCGAGAACTTCTACTACGTCATCTTGTACCTTATGGTGATGATCGGAATGTTCTCTTTCATCATTGTAGCCATCCTGGTGAGCACAGTGAAATCCAAGAGACGAGAGCACTCCAATGACCCGTACCACCAGTACATCGTGGAGGACTGGCAAGGGAAGTACAGAAGTCAAATTGTGAACCTGGAAGAATCAAGGGCCACCATCCATGAGAACACAGGTGCAGCAGCGCTCACAATGTCTCCTTGA
- the C31H21orf140 gene encoding protein FAM243A has protein sequence MPHFAKPLLSNIITRNLFDSIKRKQCLQYLQTLRTLQYDGFTTVYFGETDIPESLVTGEDFSDGYYMPTPTWCVVHAGGSQGWVPWKYRMFLRDELCVKQEDNLFFEFCDVVKKTYGKCAVVVKERRRQDEMRPKEGKETEAQVHVPSVVNLTSVTCCPEVAKSYGHKLLTLPSPYNYLNPLDSAWSSLKWFIINNRKEFCLQSVDGVYSYQYILFSNLISKGIERINLSKWRTITNKVRRWENYYLGKFS, from the coding sequence ATGCCTCACTTTGCAAAACCTCTTTTGAGCAACATCATTACCAGAAATCTATTCGATAGCATCAAGAGGAAGCAATGTCTCCAGTATTTGCAAACACTGAGAACACTGCAATACGATGGGTTTACAACAGTATATTTTGGGGAAACCGACATCCCTGAGAGTCTTGTAACCGGGGAAGATTTTAGTGATGGTTATTACATGCCAACTCCAACCTGGTGTGTTGTGCACGCTGGTGGTAGTCAAGGATGGGTGCCGTGGAAATATCGAATGTTTCTAAGGGATGAGTTATGCGTCAAACAGGAAGACAACCTCTTCTTTGAGTTCTGTGATGTGGTGAAGAAGACCTATGGCAAGTGCGCCGTCGTGGTCAAAGAGAGAAGGCGGCAGGATGAGATGAGGCCGAAGGAAGGCAAAGAGACTGAGGCCCAGGTCCATGTCCCCTCAGTGGTTAACTTAACAAGCGTCACGTGTTGTCCTGAGGTAGCCAAGTCCTACGGCCATAAATTACTCACTCTGCCTTCTCCTTACAATTACCTGAACCCTTTAGACTCAGCCTGGTCTTCTCTGAAATGGTTCATCATCAATAACAGGAAGGAGTTTTGTCTGCAGTCCGTGGATGGTGTCTATTCTTACCAGTATATACTCTTCAGTAATTTAATCAGCAAAGGAATTGAAAGAATAAACCTCAGCAAATGGAGGACAATAACTAACAAAGTACGAAGATGGGAAAACTACTATCTCGGTAAATTTTCTTAA